In Solanum pennellii chromosome 3, SPENNV200, a single window of DNA contains:
- the LOC107013502 gene encoding uncharacterized protein LOC107013502: MTRSGRCYTPDELALGGQKKDHAKRPISEAEAEEFWRRMQPKDYSIVKHLEKTPAQISVWALLMSSWSHRQALMKALDDTYVPSGTSSDNVAAIIHRVIQGHRISFCDDELPAEGRAHNKALHITVVCRGKIVNRVLVDDGSGLNICPLSTLKQLRFDLGKLEQNQVNVRAFNGVQRDTLGAVNLTIQMGPAEFEAKFQVLDIDTSYNLLLGRPFIHLDGAVPSTLHQMMKLVWKNEELVIHGEKGHSGKQVPVLDETPQGSDFYTVELVNTTDEGLAPQTPMPAVYRMIATVMLQSGFEPGFGLGRNAQGIIEPVPVLATGSKYGLGYIPTDDDMKMKRRRDQELTKPIPHLYQSFPVREHAEPEDNGEGICDLFEEIHAVIEEEVEPAGIRDAEPEEMLQNWTSTPILMSRTLCNVSYKPANVMSCHELNEQNEANDDEVDDYEESGEPDYVAEEFRQFENQHKPNLEETETVNLGDSECVKEVDDMQGLSTNVVSHKLPINPGFEPVKQKTRKFKPDLSLKIKEEITKQIESRLVEVTQYPTWLANVVPVAKKDGKIRICVDYRDLNKASPKDNFPLPNIHILIDNCAKHEMQSFVDCYAGYHQILMDEEDAEKTAFITPWGVYHYRVMPFGLKNAGATYMRAMTTIFHDMIHKEIEVYVDDVIIKYRESSDHLTHLRKFFERLRRYNLKLNPAKCAFGVPAGKLLGFIVSRRGIELDPSKIKQFKSCLHRRQEKR; encoded by the exons ATGACTAGATCTGGCAGATGTTATACTCCCGACGAGCTTGCTCTCGGAGGACAAAAGAAAGATCATGCCAAGAGACCGATCAGCGAAGCAGAAGCTGAGGAGTTCTGGAGGAGAATGCAACCCAAAGACTACTCCATTGTCAAGCACTTGGAGAAGACTCCAGCCCAGATTTCTGTGTGGGCCCTATTGATGAGCTCCTGGTCACACAGACAGGCTTTGATGAAAGCCTTGGATGACACGTATGTGCCCTCAGGTACGAGCAGCGACAATGTAGCTGCTATTATTCACCGAGTCATTCAGGGACACCGCATCAGCTTCTGCGATGATGAATTGCCGGCCGAAGGGAGGGCCCACAACAAAGCTCTACACATCACCGTGGTATGCCGCGGAAAAATCGTCAACCGTGTTTTGGTAGACGACGGATCTGGCCTGAACATATGCCCCTTGTCCACACTGAAGCAGCTGAGGTTTGACCTCGGAAAGTTGGAGCAAAACCAGGTCAATGTGAGAGCATTCAACGGTGTGCAGAGAGACACGTTGGGAGCTGTGAACCTGACCATCCAAATGGGCCCCGCGGAGTTCGAGGCAAAATTCCAGGTGTTGGATATCGACACCAGCTATAACCTCCTTTTGGGAAGGCCATTCATTCACCTGGATGGAGCCGTCCCCTCCACTCTCCACCAAATGATGAAACTGGTGTGGAAAAATGAAGAACTGGTTATCCATGGTGAAAAGGGCCACTCGGGAAAGCAGGTGCCGGTCTTGGACGAGACGCCGCAAGGTTCGGACTTCTACACAGTGGAGTTGGTAAACACCACCGATGAGGGCTTGGCCCCGCAGACTCCCATGCCGGCCGTGTACAGAATGATTGCCACGGTAATGCTGCAGAGCGGATTCGAACCAGGTTTCGGATTAGGAAGGAATGCCCAAGGGATCATCGAGCCAGTTCCGGTCCTTGCTACAGGATCAAAgtatggtttggggtacatccccacagATGATGATATGAAGATGAAGAGGAGAAGGGATCAAGAGTTGACTAAACCGATCCCACATCTCTATCAATCCTTTCCAGTCCGGGAGCATGCTGAGCCCGAAGACAAtggggaaggaatctgtgacCTTTTCGAGGAGATTCACGCTGTTATCGAGGAGGAGGTCGAGCCAGCTGGCATTCGTGATGCGGAACCAGAGGAGATGCTGCAGAATTGGACTTCCACGCCAATCTTGATGTCCCGGACTCTTTG taacGTAAGTTACaaacctgccaatgtcatgtcatgtcatgagTTAAACGAGCAAAATGAGGCAAATGACGATGAGGTTGACGACTATGAAGAAAGTGGGGAACCGGATTATGTGGCAGAAGAATTTCGACAGTTCGAGAATCAACATAAACCGAATCTGGAAGAAACAGAGACGGTGAATTTGGGAGATTCAGAATGTGTCAAAGAG GTCGATGACATGCAGGGGTTGAGTACTAATGTCGTATCTCATAAGCTGCCTATCAACCCAGGGTTCGAGCCGGTGAAACAAAAGACTCGGAAATTCAAGCCTGATTTGAGTTTGAAGATTAAGGAGGAAATCACCAAGCAGATAGAGTCTCGATTGGTAGAAGTAACGCAGTATCCCACCTGGTTGGCAAATGTTGTTCCGGTCGCCAAGAAAGATGGAAAAATCAGGATTTGTGTTGATTACAGAGATCTCAACAAGGCTAGTccaaaggataattttccgttgCCTAACATCCACATTCTGATTGACAACTGTGCCAAACATGAGATgcagtcatttgtggattgttatgCAGGGTATCACCAGATTCTGATGGATGAAGAAGACGCGGAAAAAACGGCATTCATCACACCTTGGGGTGTGTATCACTACAGGGTAATGCCGTTCGGCCTGAAGAACGCCGGTGCTACTTACATGAGAGCCATGACGACCATCTTTCACGACATGATCCACAAGGAAATTGAAGTATACGTGGACGACGTCATAATCAAATACCGCGAGAGTTCGGATCATTTGACACACCTGAGAAAATTCTTTGAACGTTTGCGTCGGTACAACTTGAAGCTAAATCCCGCCAAATGTGCTTTTGGAGTCCCAGCTGGGAAGTTGTTGGGgtttatagtcagcagaagaGGTATTGAGCTTGACCCCTCGAAGataaagcaattcaagagttgCCTCCACCGAAGACaagaaaagaggtga